The Methylomonas rhizoryzae genome includes the window TAACCGTTTGATGATCCGCATGAAAGCCTAGCGGTAGATAGTTACGGCGGACGGTTTGATAGCCGATAGGCTATCGAAATGAATGTGTTGTTGGTAGTCGGGCATGGCGGTTCGATCGGTCAGCCGGTTTTTCATGGCCCAGCGGGTTTCGTCTTCCAAGGTAATCAGCAGCGTTTGATCGAGTGTCACAGCATAATTGAAATCAGCCCAAACATTCTTGATCAGACTCCATTCCAACCGTGTAGCTCTAGCCATAATGATTTGGGCCTTATCCGCGTGTTCGGCAACAAAGGTTTCGGCCTTGAGCAAGGCGCGTAGAAAGCGCTTGATCGTATCGGCGTTTTTTTCGATAAACGCTTGTTGTGCGGCGATATTAAACGTTTCGGTGTAGATGTCCCGGTCGTAAAAAACCGTCACATCGGAACCTAATTGCCGTTGAATTTGTGTCAGCGGGTAGTTCCAGGTGCAAACCGCATCGACCTGCCGGAGTTCGATACTCTGCAGCATGTCTTGAGGATGGATGGCAACCGCCTCGATTTCCGGTCTGGTCAGGCCGGATGCCGTCAAAATGGAATCCAGAAAAAACTCGGATGTCGTGCCGGGGGTGTAGCCGACGCGCTTTCCTTTTAA containing:
- a CDS encoding ABC transporter substrate-binding protein, whose protein sequence is MAKAFLLSMCFTLLAACRESPPQNPGLIRKITVAFTNQPESALMHVALAQGFFTEEGLEVLPQLHSFGKTALQAVLENKADFATVAETPLMFSILRGERVAVIANIVTSSSNHAIVARRDAGITKLTDLKGKRVGYTPGTTSEFFLDSILTASGLTRPEIEAVAIHPQDMLQSIELRQVDAVCTWNYPLTQIQRQLGSDVTVFYDRDIYTETFNIAAQQAFIEKNADTIKRFLRALLKAETFVAEHADKAQIIMARATRLEWSLIKNVWADFNYAVTLDQTLLITLEDETRWAMKNRLTDRTAMPDYQQHIHFDSLSAIKPSAVTIYR